In Helicobacter ganmani, a single genomic region encodes these proteins:
- the yajC gene encoding preprotein translocase subunit YajC, translating to MENIGNTLAQLLPLIVLIAIFYLLIIRPQQTQAKKHREMVAALDKGDKIITSGGFIVEIVKREEEFFMVRLNDDTIVKLAKDYVAKKFEQ from the coding sequence ATGGAAAATATTGGAAATACACTAGCGCAATTATTACCACTTATTGTTTTGATTGCAATTTTTTATCTTTTAATCATTCGTCCGCAGCAAACACAAGCAAAAAAGCATAGAGAAATGGTTGCGGCATTGGATAAGGGAGACAAGATTATAACAAGCGGTGGGTTTATCGTTGAGATTGTGAAACGTGAAGAAGAATTCTTTATGGTTCGTTTAAATGATGATACGATTGTGAAACTAGCTAAAGATTATGTTGCTAAAAAGTTTGAGCAATAG
- a CDS encoding glycosyltransferase family protein: MRFWNNFICGGGGDFPLKIAFYLLCARIGDAMVILKSLYAAKFLYPKATLSLIVKFNTSKNLFRNMEWIDEIVSFDEVLQDKTRKFDVVLLLLQHDNLKAIWEVKRIPTKRILTTFSKNLLLHKRMLFIPQVEQVINPYWRQNRAFMEGSLNLVRAINKKHFDKEIPKIDYSKALLKREEENIIFVDSILEKLEACKYAKIIGVNPFCVTLKNAGKNFSFSTWFRIAENLAKEFPQFLFIFMDYPKSGVQFPKMEQENLKIFKNNQDLLNLVEFISRLDCLLSSNTGNVHIADNLKIPTLELIRESAQNRWQGGGWGGIYEDVIVPTSWQTREKEFAEIFLQRAKDFLIQNLA; the protein is encoded by the coding sequence ATGAGATTTTGGAATAACTTTATCTGCGGGGGGGGGGGGGATTTTCCGCTTAAAATAGCTTTTTATCTACTTTGTGCTAGGATAGGTGATGCAATGGTAATTTTAAAAAGTCTCTATGCGGCAAAGTTTCTCTATCCAAAAGCGACTTTAAGCCTAATTGTAAAATTTAATACAAGTAAAAATTTGTTTAGAAATATGGAATGGATTGATGAAATTGTATCTTTTGATGAGGTTTTGCAAGATAAAACAAGGAAGTTTGATGTAGTGTTGCTTCTGTTGCAACACGATAATTTAAAGGCAATTTGGGAAGTTAAAAGGATTCCAACCAAACGAATTTTAACTACTTTTTCTAAGAATCTTTTGCTCCATAAAAGAATGTTGTTTATCCCTCAAGTAGAGCAAGTCATTAATCCTTATTGGAGGCAGAATCGTGCATTTATGGAGGGGAGTTTGAATCTCGTGCGTGCAATCAATAAAAAACATTTTGATAAAGAGATTCCAAAGATTGATTATTCTAAAGCTTTATTAAAAAGAGAGGAAGAAAACATTATTTTCGTAGATAGTATATTAGAAAAACTTGAGGCTTGCAAATATGCGAAAATTATCGGAGTCAATCCTTTTTGTGTTACCCTAAAAAATGCTGGCAAAAATTTTTCCTTTTCCACTTGGTTTAGGATTGCAGAAAATCTAGCCAAAGAGTTTCCACAATTCCTTTTTATTTTTATGGATTATCCAAAAAGTGGCGTCCAATTTCCCAAAATGGAGCAAGAAAATCTCAAGATTTTTAAAAATAACCAAGATTTACTTAATTTAGTAGAGTTTATCAGTAGATTAGATTGTCTTTTAAGCTCAAATACAGGCAATGTGCATATTGCGGATAATCTTAAGATTCCAACCTTAGAACTCATTAGAGAAAGTGCGCAAAATAGATGGCAAGGGGGCGGTTGGGGTGGAATCTATGAGGATGTCATTGTGCCTACAAGTTGGCAGACGAGAGAAAAAGAATTTGCAGAAATTTTTTTGCAAAGAGCTAAGGATTTTTTAATCCAAAATTTAGCTTAA
- a CDS encoding glycosyltransferase family 9 protein, whose protein sequence is MRGGIGDEIVCIPCLYALKSLYFESYLTLFVKNQKCLLSSKKLPYIDEVLEVAKIKNDSEKKFDILLVIEHHNLKVLEIAESIQAKRKIVTLSQSLLLHMPFLYLKYLRKFQVCVNPYWLQTHNEIQRNLNLVRQINPKTFGKTIKSLDFSLAKLPLLEASSQRIKVLLWALGKGTRYKQVIGIFPFARSLTGKVNFNIKEWIILAQALSKEFSEILFVFVNYRGTQYHFAPFTQENLKVFYNEQGLEDLIAFVQSCDGILGVDSGHIHLADNAKIPTLEVMVQRLARQWSGGFYGGYFSSLTMPLHWREEEQKYLESFLQKARDLILFVKNHKEF, encoded by the coding sequence ATGCGTGGAGGAATTGGCGATGAAATAGTGTGTATTCCTTGTCTCTACGCGCTTAAATCTCTCTATTTTGAAAGTTATTTAACTTTATTTGTTAAAAATCAAAAATGTCTTTTGTCGTCAAAAAAACTCCCTTATATTGATGAGGTTTTAGAGGTTGCAAAGATTAAGAATGATTCGGAAAAGAAGTTTGATATTCTTTTGGTGATTGAACATCATAATCTTAAAGTGTTAGAAATAGCGGAGTCTATTCAAGCAAAGCGCAAAATCGTTACATTAAGTCAATCTCTTTTACTTCATATGCCCTTTTTATATTTAAAGTATTTAAGAAAGTTTCAAGTTTGTGTCAATCCTTATTGGCTACAAACACACAATGAGATTCAAAGAAATCTCAACCTTGTGCGGCAAATTAATCCCAAAACTTTTGGCAAAACAATAAAATCTTTGGATTTTTCATTAGCTAAATTACCGCTTTTGGAGGCTTCCTCCCAGAGAATTAAAGTTTTATTATGGGCTTTGGGTAAGGGAACACGATATAAACAAGTAATTGGAATTTTTCCTTTTGCTAGAAGTTTAACAGGAAAAGTTAATTTTAATATTAAAGAATGGATTATTCTAGCGCAGGCTTTAAGTAAGGAATTTTCGGAAATTCTGTTTGTTTTTGTAAATTATCGTGGGACACAATATCATTTTGCACCCTTTACGCAAGAGAATCTCAAGGTGTTTTATAATGAACAGGGTTTGGAGGATTTGATTGCTTTTGTGCAATCTTGCGATGGAATCTTGGGTGTGGATAGTGGGCATATTCATCTAGCGGATAATGCTAAGATTCCGACTTTGGAAGTTATGGTGCAAAGGCTTGCAAGGCAGTGGAGTGGGGGGTTTTATGGAGGTTATTTTTCTTCCCTTACGATGCCGCTTCATTGGCGCGAGGAAGAGCAAAAATATTTAGAATCTTTTTTGCAAAAGGCAAGGGATTTGATTCTTTTTGTCAAAAATCACAAGGAGTTTTAA
- the nhaA gene encoding Na+/H+ antiporter NhaA, translating to MEAENKKGFLAIFKKITQSESFAGVLLLCCAILAMIVANSPLGEAYAQLWKTKFGFSVNGHFIGMSLEHWINDVLMAFFFLVVGLEIKREVLFGELAGFKRAALPIIAALGGMIGPGIIYYALNVGTDSVTGFGIPMATDIAFALGVLAILGKRVSISVKVFLVSLAVADDLGAIIVIALFYSTGVSLEWLAVAAGIIVVLVILGKMGVKALTPYMLLGVFLWIAVHNCGVHATIAAVMLAFTIPVAPKIDTLSFMDKLKTIVSHFQEAETKKDGILLQNEQVEALHHLSKEKNAVQNPLLRLEHALAPYSNYLIMPIFAFANAGVAIGSNIDFSIDHVFLGILLGLVVGKPIGIFTFTFVAEKLGIAARPNGASWMDIFGAGALGGIGFTMSIFVTNLAFDVNSAHGLVATDVAKITILVASLTAGILGSIFFIIRGKLSHH from the coding sequence ATGGAAGCGGAAAATAAAAAAGGTTTTTTAGCGATTTTTAAAAAAATCACACAAAGCGAATCTTTTGCGGGTGTTTTATTGCTATGTTGTGCAATTTTGGCGATGATTGTCGCAAACTCGCCTTTGGGTGAAGCGTATGCGCAGCTTTGGAAAACTAAATTTGGTTTTAGTGTAAATGGACATTTCATTGGAATGAGCTTAGAACATTGGATTAACGATGTTTTAATGGCATTTTTCTTTTTGGTTGTAGGATTAGAAATTAAACGCGAAGTGCTTTTTGGAGAACTTGCGGGATTTAAACGTGCTGCATTACCGATTATTGCCGCACTTGGTGGAATGATTGGACCGGGAATTATTTATTATGCTTTAAATGTAGGCACAGATTCTGTAACAGGGTTTGGAATTCCAATGGCGACAGACATTGCGTTTGCATTGGGGGTATTGGCAATACTTGGGAAACGCGTTTCTATCTCTGTTAAAGTCTTTTTGGTTTCCTTGGCAGTTGCGGACGATTTGGGTGCAATTATCGTTATTGCATTATTCTATTCTACTGGAGTTTCTCTTGAATGGTTGGCAGTTGCGGCGGGGATTATTGTTGTGCTTGTGATACTTGGCAAAATGGGCGTTAAGGCTCTAACTCCTTATATGCTTTTGGGAGTCTTTTTGTGGATTGCCGTGCATAATTGTGGTGTGCATGCGACAATTGCAGCGGTTATGCTTGCTTTTACGATTCCTGTTGCGCCTAAGATTGACACACTTTCCTTTATGGACAAACTTAAAACAATCGTGAGTCATTTTCAAGAGGCAGAAACGAAAAAAGATGGAATCTTACTTCAAAATGAACAAGTGGAAGCTTTACACCATTTAAGCAAAGAAAAAAATGCGGTGCAAAATCCGCTCTTGCGTTTAGAACACGCACTTGCACCTTATAGCAATTATCTCATTATGCCAATTTTTGCGTTTGCAAATGCTGGAGTTGCGATTGGTTCCAATATTGATTTTAGCATTGACCATGTCTTTTTGGGAATTCTTTTAGGGCTTGTGGTTGGGAAACCAATCGGAATCTTTACCTTTACTTTTGTTGCAGAGAAGCTTGGAATCGCAGCGCGTCCTAATGGTGCTTCGTGGATGGATATTTTTGGAGCGGGAGCTTTAGGAGGGATTGGATTTACGATGTCTATTTTTGTTACTAATCTTGCATTTGATGTCAATAGCGCACACGGTCTTGTTGCAACAGATGTTGCTAAAATCACGATTCTTGTTGCTTCTTTGACAGCAGGTATTTTAGGAAGTATCTTTTTTATCATTCGTGGCAAACTCTCGCACCACTAA
- a CDS encoding RecB-like helicase, translated as MQYPLLCLSASAGSGKTYQLAMRYLNLLLLGAKPSSILTLTFTKKAAQEMEERIIHKIKELYDNKNNREYINKFEFITIKDEQEWLKWQDKISQIYYDFLREDLKITTIDAFFQRILKNFCWYVGVEYDFELQEDDLEAITEIFLSLLEKTDFEQILEICYRKKQTLNHILTLCVFLDSFKEMLQQSLFIQKFIESQRENPKEKAMEYARRIQKTYVETFGELADSLQFSNFESLLQKGQTWLTKQNLQDYKRDKFSKTPFNEADFALLKESIYQGLLQEEAEYLEQLYRIFQCFLKAKEHYYRQNNRLSFNAVASKVYQLLAAKFIHKDFLYFRLDSTLSHILIDEFQDTSILQYEILKPLIEEIKSGKGQKNFERSFFYVGDTKQSIYRFRGGNPELFKIASNGMESQNLDTNYRSARHIVDFVNDVFTNTIQDFIPQIAKINVEGSVKVQACTKENLYFEVFQRLEDLRKLGAKEEEIAILVFDNKSVVELAQFLQDKGVKVVIDTSAKLIHHNEVRALIEVLKYIQTKKIQFRQEFFMLLGIEITESQNKSLEVVVESLAKVKEPARVLLKIMESYHIASLSAKKFLESCLQFYDIGELLEQVERFALEIISSDFVGIRIMTIHKSKGLEFENVFVVDKSNASNNQHGNVFFEFKENGVEIQRIFQYANQNKSKIRSSLDSMYQNALCKEEELETKDLKNQLYVALTRAKDTMNIFCLDNKSAFEILQLNAQARGDLKSAIQMQIQRGKIAVNLEPQKTFCCISSSQLSLENLGRQKEMYLKEEEEERGENEEICGSLKAIYYGIALHFVMEQKLKNALRDSLILELLDNKVGFYLEREELQKIITQCNFVLKNQKLIEILAKGKVKCEIPFLFDGKQKRLDLLIIGDEQAFIVDYKSGSPKESHRVQVREYMESVSAILHKTAYGYIFYTQGEGRLVEV; from the coding sequence AATATCCGCTTTTGTGTTTAAGTGCAAGTGCTGGGAGTGGAAAGACTTATCAGCTTGCAATGCGTTATCTAAATCTACTGCTTTTAGGGGCAAAACCTTCTAGCATTTTAACGCTTACTTTTACGAAAAAAGCCGCTCAAGAAATGGAAGAAAGAATTATCCATAAGATTAAAGAACTTTATGACAATAAAAATAATAGAGAGTATATTAATAAATTTGAGTTTATTACTATCAAAGATGAACAAGAATGGCTAAAATGGCAAGATAAAATCAGTCAAATTTATTATGATTTTTTGCGAGAAGACTTAAAGATTACGACGATTGACGCCTTTTTCCAAAGAATCTTAAAAAATTTTTGTTGGTATGTGGGGGTAGAATATGATTTTGAGTTGCAAGAAGATGATTTAGAAGCAATTACGGAAATTTTTTTATCGCTTTTGGAAAAAACTGATTTTGAGCAGATTTTAGAGATTTGTTACCGCAAAAAACAAACTCTGAACCATATTCTCACTTTGTGCGTGTTTTTGGATTCTTTTAAGGAAATGCTCCAACAAAGCCTTTTTATACAAAAATTTATAGAATCACAAAGAGAAAACCCCAAAGAAAAAGCAATGGAATATGCTAGGCGCATTCAAAAAACTTATGTTGAGACTTTTGGAGAATTAGCAGATAGTTTGCAGTTTAGCAATTTTGAAAGCTTATTACAAAAGGGTCAAACTTGGCTAACAAAGCAAAATTTACAAGACTACAAAAGAGATAAATTTTCTAAAACTCCCTTTAATGAAGCAGATTTTGCACTCTTAAAAGAATCTATTTATCAAGGTTTATTGCAAGAAGAAGCAGAATATTTGGAGCAGCTTTATCGGATTTTTCAATGCTTTTTAAAAGCAAAAGAACATTATTATCGGCAGAATAATCGTTTAAGCTTCAATGCAGTTGCCTCAAAAGTTTATCAATTATTAGCCGCAAAATTTATTCATAAAGATTTTTTGTATTTTAGACTTGATAGCACATTGAGCCATATTTTAATAGATGAGTTTCAAGACACAAGCATTTTGCAATATGAGATTCTAAAGCCATTGATTGAGGAAATCAAAAGCGGCAAGGGACAAAAAAACTTTGAGCGGAGCTTTTTTTATGTAGGGGATACAAAGCAATCCATTTATCGTTTTCGTGGAGGGAATCCGGAATTATTTAAAATTGCAAGCAATGGAATGGAATCCCAAAACTTAGATACAAATTACCGCAGTGCTAGACATATTGTGGATTTTGTTAATGATGTTTTTACCAATACGATTCAGGATTTTATCCCCCAAATTGCGAAGATAAATGTAGAAGGTAGCGTAAAAGTGCAAGCTTGCACAAAAGAGAATCTTTATTTTGAGGTTTTTCAGAGATTAGAGGATTTAAGAAAGCTAGGGGCAAAAGAGGAAGAAATAGCGATTTTGGTTTTTGATAACAAATCCGTAGTGGAACTTGCACAATTTCTGCAAGACAAGGGGGTAAAGGTTGTCATTGACACGAGTGCAAAATTAATTCATCACAATGAAGTGCGTGCGCTAATAGAGGTTTTAAAATACATACAAACTAAAAAGATTCAATTTAGGCAAGAGTTTTTTATGCTTTTGGGAATAGAGATTACAGAATCGCAGAATAAAAGCTTAGAGGTTGTTGTAGAATCTCTTGCAAAAGTTAAAGAACCTGCAAGGGTATTGTTGAAAATTATGGAGTCTTATCATATCGCAAGTTTAAGTGCCAAGAAATTTTTAGAATCTTGTTTGCAATTTTATGATATAGGGGAATTATTGGAGCAAGTAGAGAGGTTTGCGTTAGAGATTATTTCAAGTGATTTTGTGGGGATTCGGATTATGACAATTCATAAATCCAAAGGATTGGAGTTTGAAAATGTGTTTGTGGTGGATAAATCCAATGCAAGCAACAATCAGCACGGAAATGTGTTTTTTGAGTTTAAAGAAAATGGTGTAGAGATTCAAAGGATTTTTCAATATGCTAATCAAAACAAGAGCAAAATTAGAAGTAGCTTGGATTCTATGTATCAAAATGCGTTGTGTAAAGAAGAAGAATTGGAAACCAAGGATTTGAAAAATCAGCTCTATGTTGCCTTAACGCGCGCAAAAGATACAATGAACATTTTTTGTCTTGACAATAAAAGTGCTTTTGAGATTCTGCAACTCAATGCACAAGCAAGAGGGGATTTAAAAAGCGCAATACAAATGCAAATCCAAAGAGGAAAAATCGCTGTAAATCTAGAACCCCAAAAGACTTTTTGTTGTATTTCTTCCTCGCAACTAAGTTTGGAAAATCTCGGACGACAAAAGGAAATGTATCTAAAAGAGGAGGAAGAGGAAAGAGGAGAAAATGAAGAGATTTGCGGAAGTCTTAAAGCAATTTATTATGGAATTGCACTGCATTTTGTGATGGAACAAAAGCTTAAAAATGCCCTTAGGGATTCGTTGATTTTGGAGCTTTTGGATAATAAAGTAGGATTTTATTTAGAGCGCGAAGAATTACAAAAAATCATCACACAATGTAATTTTGTATTAAAAAATCAAAAATTAATTGAAATTTTGGCTAAAGGAAAGGTAAAATGTGAAATTCCTTTTTTGTTTGATGGTAAGCAAAAACGTTTAGACCTTTTGATTATAGGAGATGAGCAAGCGTTTATCGTAGATTATAAGAGCGGTTCACCTAAGGAATCACATAGGGTGCAAGTGCGTGAATATATGGAATCTGTAAGTGCAATATTGCATAAAACAGCTTATGGATATATTTTTTACACGCAAGGTGAAGGAAGATTAGTTGAAGTTTAA